The genomic region GCTGGGTACAAAGAAACATCGTCGCGTTTGGAGGAGATCCGAACAATGTGACGATCTTCGGTCAATCTGCAGGAGGTACAATAGTACACTACCTAACACTTTCTCCCCTAACGGCTGGACTTATCCATCGTGCGATCACACACAGTGGATCTGCACTAAATCATTGGTCATTTCAACCGAACCCTCGGCTACACGCTAATCGTTTGGCAACGGCTTTCGGTTTGTCTACGACGGATACGGCGGCTTTGGTAGCTGGTTTGAAGCAAGTGCCATATCGTGATCTGGTTGCTTTGCAGGAAGGCTTGTATGGACCGGATCTTCCGATGCTCGTGCGAACGATTGACTTTTCCCCCGTTGTAGAGCCAGCAGACGCTCCAGAACCTATAGTTATGGGTCGACGACCGATCGACATTATTGAGGACGGATCATACAACGCAATTCCTTTGATCGCAGGATTCACCGATATGGATGCTTTGATGTTTACGGCAGCAGAGGCAGTGATCAATCCAGGGTTTTTCGAAGCATATAACAATAATCCTCACTTCTTGGTACCGTCTTTCTGGAACATTGCGCAAGGAAGTTCAGAGTCCACTGCTGTCAGCCAGGCATTTAGACAATACTACTGGCAAGGACAACAACTCAGCGCCGCTCTCCTGCTGgagttttcagtttttatgaCAGACTATACTTATGCATATCCTCAATTCGAGATGGCAAAGCGGCATGCTCTCCGATCGCCAGTTTACGTCTATCAGTTCAGTTACGATGGTGACCTTAATCTAGCCAAGCATGCTTTAGGAATCACTTTGCCAGGAGCTGTGCATACGGATGATTTATGCTACTTGTTTGATGTCAGAGACCTTAATTCAGGAGAAGTACCACAAACCAGTCACGCCATCACGGTTCGCAATCGAATGCTGCGTTTGTGGACGAACTTTGCCAAGTATGGGTATGTAATCCATTCTATTATTGTAGGTTCGGCAGTGACTTATTTGTAGATAATATGTTCTTGTGTGTCTTTCAGGAACCCAACACCATCTGCTGATGCGCTACTGCAGAACGTCATCTGGTCACCAATCAACGGAGGGACGGTCAACGCAGGATTAGATGTTGGACATGATCTCGTTTCGGGTACGAACCCTATCGCTTCACGTTATAATCAGTGGGTTGATTTGGCAGGGCGTTATGCCAACAACATTTTCAGATGATAATATGTACTTTATTCACAATTACAATTTGGTAGCTTGTTTGTGCCAATAAATATCATTTATGAATAAGGAGAGCGTTGGTCCATGAAAATCACTTCATAAGAAGCAGAACGGCTCTTTCTCAATTTTGCACCTCGTAGGAAGGAAGCCAAACGTAGACTTTGAGATGCAGATGTATGGCGGTACCAATTCAACACCTGCGATGCAACCTCGGGTACAAGTGTTGTTCAGAACTTGGTCAATAGGAGCGAAGTTAAAGAAAGCGAGACCACCCACTCTTAGCCTGAAGAATGAGGGGTGGTCCAATGTATGGAGCAATGCCCTCAAGAGGCACAAGATCGCCAGAAGGTGTCAGAACAACATCAAGTCTGAATCGTGAGCTCCCATGAGCGGGTTTATAGGTGGTATTGATGTCGGGTAAATCAGTTGGTGGTTCGCCATATCTGCTGTACTGTACGTGGTGTTTGAGTTTCATAAAAAACAGCAGCTTTTGAAACTCTCTGTGATTCCCGGCTGCGAAGGATTATGACAAAGATTAGCCAAACAAATCTTATCACTCCACATGGCAGAGAAAAGTAGTCCTTAATTCATGTATCGCATAACAAAACTCACTCAGTTAACCAAGAGTATCCCCGAAATTGTATAGCacataaaaatatatcaatagTACCCCCAATGATGTAGAGATTGCTGCTATCTTATCAGTAAACCAACCCTCTGTGTGGTGAAGTTGAATGAAATGTATAAAAGCTCCCTAGCTTCACCATGACCCCTCAGTTAATAAGAAACATTGGCAGACCTGTTAACATGTGGTTGAAGGTGATTCCATTGGCCATATGGTTGGTGATTGTGAAGTGTCAGAGTGTGGTAAGACATTGCTATCGTGTTTGTAGGCTGACCTCGAATGAATTTAGGAAAACAAAGCATTCAATATTATCCACATAGGATCGCCCGATTATTACAACATCCGGAGGACAAGTTCAAGGAACGACTGAATCGTGTGGATTATTTTGCACATACTATTCCTTCAAAGGGATTCCTTATGCGGAGCCACCAACAGGCGCGAGACGTTTCACCAATCCAGTTCCTCACTCGGGTTGGTCAGGTGTTCGAGATGGCAGTGCTCATGGCAGCACTTGTCCCTCACCGGACATGAATCCGACGGAGAATGAGGATTGTCTCTTTCTGAACGTCTACAGTCCTTCGCTGATCGGAACGCGACCCGTCATGGTGTTCATACATGGTGGTGGATTTATGGGCGGTTCTGGAGATGATGGGTGGTATGATAGCAAGTACTTCATGCCAGAAAATGTGGTGATCGTGACAGTGAACTATCGCCTAGGAGTACTCGGGTTCTTCAGTACCGGTGATGGTAGCGCGTCCGGAAATTGGGGAATTAAGGATTGTGTTGAGGCATTGCGCTGGGTACAAAGGAATATTGTTGCGTTTGGAGGAGATCCAAACAATGTGACGATCTTCGGTCAATCTGCAGGAGGGGTTTTGGTACATTTCCTCACACTGTCACCTCTCACGACTGGACTTATCCATCGAGCGATCACACAAAGTGGATCAGCACTCCACTCGTGGGGATTTCAACCGAATCCGAGAAGATTTGCTGATCGTTTGGCAACGGCCTTCGGTTTGTCCACAACAGATACGGCGACTATGGTTGCCGGACTGAAGCAAGTACCGTATCGTGATCTGGTAAATACAGGCATGTTTGAACCAGAAGTTCCTATGGTGCTGCATCCGTATGATTTTGCTCCGGTTGCGGAACCAGCAGACGCTCCAGAACCTATTGCTATTGGCCGACGACCGATCGACGTTATTGAGGACGGATCATATAACTCTATTCCATTGATGGTTGGTTTCACCGATCTTGACTCACTGTTTGTGGCTGTGGCTGAATTGATCGTGAATCCAGGCGTATTTGAAACATTCAATAACAACCCTCATTTCTTGGTACCGTTTTTCTGGAACATTGCGCAAGGAAGTTCAGAATCCGCAGCCGTCAGCCAGGCATTCCAGCAATACTACTGGCAAGGACAGCAGCTTAGCATGGCACTTCTGGGTGAATTTTCGCTATTTGTTACAGATTATCAGTTTGCATACCCGCAACTAGAAATGGCAAAGCGGCATGCTGTCCGATCACCGGTGTACGTCTACCAATTTAGCTACGAAGGTGATCTAAACCTTGCCAAGCAGGCAATGGGCGTTCCTATCCCAGGAGCAGTCCATGGAGATGATTTGTGTTACCTGTTCGACCCGAAAGACCTAAGAACTGGAGAAATTCCACAAACCAGCCACGCCATCACGGTTCGCAATCGAATGCTGCGTTTGTGGACGAACTTTGCTACGTATGGGTAAGTGGAAACAAATATATCTCGGTTTTTAAGGCGGGTACTAAACAAGTTTAAATGGTTGTTTATCAGGAACCCAACCCCAACCGTCGATCCGATACTACAAAATACGCTATGGACACCAACAAGTGGAGGAACGATAAACGCCGCCTTGAATATCGGACAAAATCTGGTGCCGGGGACAAACCCTATCTCGACACGGTATAATCAGTGGCAGGAACTGGCAACGCGTTATGCGAATAACATTTTTAGGGTTTGAAAACCTCATGTTCAAAGTCGCTTtcgttaaaaaatataatttcttTGGCTTTGATGTGCTTCGTAAGTTTACTGAATGTTGGAGCTGTGTTTTTAGTCAATTCatatttctgtttgtattaAAAGTGATGAATCATTTGAGTCACGCGTCGATCATATGCAATCTTGGCGCCAACTGATACAGCAAAGCTTGATTAAAAACCGTGACGGTTTAGTATgcgagcaaaataaaataaaaactctcGAACGTGCCGAGTCTCTCAGGCTCGGGGCGTGTTCAATCGTCTCTCTGTTGATTCTATTTTGAGCTGTGCGTGTAGCTCCGCGTGACTGCCGAGATATTGGGGCAGCACAAGCGTCGGGCAGTTGGTGATGTTCACCCGCCACGACAACTGTGGTCGGTGGATTCTAGCTAATTTTAATAGTAAAGATGTTAGTGTGGCTGTTGGTGATTGTGTTGCTGACCCTGGTGTACTATTATGGGCAGCGTCGGTTCCGTTATTGGAGTGACAGAGGCCTTCCCCACCTGGAGGGATCGTTACCGCTGGGAAGCATGAAGGGCGTTGGCAAGAAGTTGAGCCTGAACGAACTGATCGATCAAGTTTACAACCGATTCAAATGTCAATCCCCTGCGGCCGGGGTGTACTTTCTTGTAAACCCTGTATTGATTGTGTCCGATCTCGATCTGGTCAAGCGTATACTGGTGAAGGACTTCGATCACTTTCACGATCGTGGATTATACGTGAACGAGCGTGATGACCCAGTGTCCGGTCATCTTTTTGCGCTGGGCGGTGAGCGCTGGCGATATCTACGGAATAAGCTCAGCCCGACGTTCACGTCCGGCAAGATAAAGTATATGTTTGGTACGATCCGTGATATCGGGGGCGAGTTGCTGGCGTCGTTCGACAGGTACATTGACCAAGGTACACCTATCGACATAAAACTGTTAAGTCAATGCTTCACCTGTGACGTAGTGGGTTCGTGCGCGTTCGGTCTGCGTTGCAATTCGCTCCAAAATGGAGGCTCTAAGCTGCTGGAGATGTC from Anopheles coustani chromosome 3, idAnoCousDA_361_x.2, whole genome shotgun sequence harbors:
- the LOC131272896 gene encoding liver carboxylesterase-like; amino-acid sequence: MWLKVIPLAIWLVIVKCQSDRPIITTSGGQVQGTTESCGLFCTYYSFKGIPYAEPPTGARRFTNPVPHSGWSGVRDGSTHGSTCPSPDMNPTENEDCLFLNVYSPSLIGTRPVMVSIHGGGFSAGSGNVGHYDSKYFMPEDVVIVTVNYRLGVLGFFSTGDRSASGNWGIKDCVEALRWVQRNIVAFGGDPNNVTIFGQSAGGTIVHYLTLSPLTAGLIHRAITHSGSALNHWSFQPNPRLHANRLATAFGLSTTDTAALVAGLKQVPYRDLVALQEGLYGPDLPMLVRTIDFSPVVEPADAPEPIVMGRRPIDIIEDGSYNAIPLIAGFTDMDALMFTAAEAVINPGFFEAYNNNPHFLVPSFWNIAQGSSESTAVSQAFRQYYWQGQQLSAALLLEFSVFMTDYTYAYPQFEMAKRHALRSPVYVYQFSYDGDLNLAKHALGITLPGAVHTDDLCYLFDVRDLNSGEVPQTSHAITVRNRMLRLWTNFAKYGNPTPSADALLQNVIWSPINGGTVNAGLDVGHDLVSGTNPIASRYNQWVDLAGRYANNIFR
- the LOC131272897 gene encoding juvenile hormone esterase-like, translating into MWLKVIPLAIWLVIVKCQSDRPIITTSGGQVQGTTESCGLFCTYYSFKGIPYAEPPTGARRFTNPVPHSGWSGVRDGSAHGSTCPSPDMNPTENEDCLFLNVYSPSLIGTRPVMVFIHGGGFMGGSGDDGWYDSKYFMPENVVIVTVNYRLGVLGFFSTGDGSASGNWGIKDCVEALRWVQRNIVAFGGDPNNVTIFGQSAGGVLVHFLTLSPLTTGLIHRAITQSGSALHSWGFQPNPRRFADRLATAFGLSTTDTATMVAGLKQVPYRDLVNTGMFEPEVPMVLHPYDFAPVAEPADAPEPIAIGRRPIDVIEDGSYNSIPLMVGFTDLDSLFVAVAELIVNPGVFETFNNNPHFLVPFFWNIAQGSSESAAVSQAFQQYYWQGQQLSMALLGEFSLFVTDYQFAYPQLEMAKRHAVRSPVYVYQFSYEGDLNLAKQAMGVPIPGAVHGDDLCYLFDPKDLRTGEIPQTSHAITVRNRMLRLWTNFATYGNPTPTVDPILQNTLWTPTSGGTINAALNIGQNLVPGTNPISTRYNQWQELATRYANNIFRV